The Candidatus Eisenbacteria bacterium genome segment GGCGGCAATTGGGATGACCAATCTTCTGGTCGATTCCGGGCGGATCCGCCAGCGAGAGGAGAGGCGCGTGGCGGTCCCCGCCGGCGATCTCGAGGAGGTCCTCGTGGGCTGGCTCCAGGAGATCCTCTATCTCCACGAGGTCGGCCGCTTCGTCGCGTCGGAGTTCCGTGTGGCGCGGGCGGGTTCCGATGGGGTGGAGGCGACTCTTCTTGGGGAGCCGATCGATCGCGAGCGGCACGCCCCGAGGATGGACATCAAGGCCGCGACCTACCACGATCTGAGGATCGAGCGGACGCGGGGAGCCGACGGCTGCGAGAGGTTCGAGACGGTCATCATCTTCGATGTCTGAGCGCCCGGTCTCTTCGAGAGGAGCTTTGTAGGGATGAAGGACGGCGGATCGATAGAGCTTCGAAAGGTCAGCGACACCCTCTTCGAGATCCCGAGGAGCGGCGGGATGCGCGTCGCTGGGCGCATCTACGCCGACGAGAAGCTACTGAGCGAGATCGAGGGGGAGGGCGGCCTCGCGCAGGTTCGAAACGTCGCCCA includes the following:
- a CDS encoding archease — its product is MNSSASRDRPRGFEPVDHTADIGLRAWGPTLEDLFAQAAIGMTNLLVDSGRIRQREERRVAVPAGDLEEVLVGWLQEILYLHEVGRFVASEFRVARAGSDGVEATLLGEPIDRERHAPRMDIKAATYHDLRIERTRGADGCERFETVIIFDV